The Bacteroidota bacterium genome includes a region encoding these proteins:
- a CDS encoding FHA domain-containing protein: MKKIRSVFLMMFVFCAMPLFAQKFSITSIDPSGYPQISVGVTVLEKAEATQPDFKVYEEAKSVNFTFLKNSAGSPAAGGKAICFLIEASGHTYGAPVDNFRKAVISALSAMGADDKVDVCYFGKANSDGKSLNVLSAEFTSDKDILKNEINSKIIAARDTNRVADVFKSIYECLDFINSKKDLPSSKILIVLSAAINNSKSPIKSDDCIDKATKFNIPVYTITYKTSNRYAADNFVRISDKTNAKSVSAKSVGDLTSGITDFMTDADKNAVTPDNSYTLTFMSTQSADSNRFEIEYKGEKQNAAYAIPEGKASFWKKYIIIIIVVALLLLALVAVVVFLVMRSGKKKKAENDRLKSIEDRNMQLQDQLRQSKESKTVVTPKEPQKFDLKRTMIGGGGGSPMLLVSAANFSKNFPLNKQKLTIGRTNSNDIMIPDQTVSSSHASLVNEGGNWFIVDNNSTNGTFVNGTRVSRQKLNNNDSIKLGAANLKIQF; this comes from the coding sequence ATGAAAAAAATTCGTTCAGTATTTTTAATGATGTTTGTTTTCTGTGCCATGCCTTTGTTTGCGCAGAAATTCAGTATCACATCTATTGACCCTTCGGGCTATCCGCAGATAAGCGTCGGCGTTACTGTGCTTGAAAAAGCTGAAGCTACACAGCCCGATTTTAAAGTGTATGAAGAAGCAAAAAGTGTGAACTTCACATTTTTGAAAAACAGCGCCGGAAGTCCTGCTGCCGGCGGAAAAGCAATTTGCTTTCTTATTGAAGCTTCGGGTCATACCTACGGTGCACCTGTTGATAATTTCCGCAAAGCGGTTATCAGTGCGCTTTCTGCCATGGGCGCAGATGATAAAGTTGATGTTTGCTATTTCGGGAAAGCCAATTCAGATGGTAAATCACTGAATGTGCTGAGCGCCGAATTTACTTCCGATAAAGACATCCTTAAAAATGAAATCAATAGTAAAATTATTGCTGCCCGCGATACAAACCGCGTAGCCGATGTTTTTAAAAGCATTTATGAATGTCTTGATTTCATCAACAGTAAAAAGGATTTACCTTCAAGTAAAATTCTGATTGTCCTTTCAGCAGCCATTAATAACAGTAAATCGCCCATAAAAAGCGACGACTGCATTGACAAAGCAACAAAATTCAATATCCCGGTTTACACGATTACCTATAAAACAAGCAACCGATATGCCGCCGATAATTTTGTACGCATAAGCGATAAAACTAATGCAAAAAGTGTTTCCGCAAAATCTGTGGGCGATCTCACTTCCGGCATTACCGACTTCATGACTGACGCCGACAAAAATGCTGTTACACCCGATAATTCGTATACGCTTACATTTATGTCCACACAATCGGCAGACAGCAACCGCTTTGAAATTGAATATAAAGGCGAAAAGCAAAACGCCGCCTATGCAATTCCAGAAGGAAAAGCATCCTTCTGGAAAAAATACATCATTATAATAATTGTTGTTGCGCTGCTGCTGCTGGCACTTGTTGCTGTAGTTGTATTTTTAGTGATGCGTTCCGGAAAGAAGAAAAAAGCAGAAAACGATCGCCTAAAATCAATCGAAGATCGCAATATGCAATTGCAGGATCAGCTTCGCCAGTCTAAAGAATCTAAAACTGTTGTTACACCGAAGGAACCACAGAAATTTGACCTTAAACGTACCATGATTGGCGGCGGCGGCGGAAGTCCGATGCTGCTCGTGAGTGCTGCTAATTTTTCAAAAAATTTCCCGCTGAACAAGCAGAAACTTACAATTGGCCGTACAAACAGTAATGATATCATGATTCCCGATCAGACGGTTTCGTCAAGTCATGCGTCACTTGTTAATGAAGGCGGTAATTGGTTTATCGTTGATAACAACAGTACTAACGGCACTTTTGTAAATGGTACCCGCGTGAGCAGGCAGAAACTTAACAATAACGATAGTATTAAACTGGGCGCTGCTAATCTCAAGATTCAGTTCTAA
- a CDS encoding FHA domain-containing protein — translation MDLDKTKIEGSNNTADDKTQIFGSGGGNLNKTQIFHGEPGSDDAPDFQGIKNNAGRKLVGWLVSFTIDANGVDYKLYEGRNIIGSDPACDAVVPADGSVSGKHLTILYRMGVFKFKDELSTNGTFINDEFKEEGNLNDGDTIKIGNTVLKFRTVA, via the coding sequence ATGGATTTAGATAAAACGAAGATTGAAGGCAGTAATAATACTGCTGACGACAAAACACAGATTTTTGGTTCCGGTGGCGGCAACCTGAATAAAACTCAAATTTTTCATGGTGAACCGGGTTCAGATGATGCTCCCGATTTTCAGGGAATAAAAAATAATGCAGGTCGCAAACTAGTGGGCTGGCTGGTTTCTTTTACAATTGATGCCAACGGTGTTGATTATAAATTGTACGAAGGCCGTAACATCATTGGGTCAGATCCTGCATGCGATGCAGTTGTTCCCGCTGACGGTTCCGTTTCCGGAAAGCACCTGACGATTTTATACCGTATGGGCGTTTTTAAATTCAAAGACGAGCTTTCAACCAATGGTACCTTCATCAATGATGAATTTAAAGAAGAAGGAAATCTGAACGATGGTGATACCATTAAAATTGGCAATACGGTTCTTAAATTCAGAACTGTTGCTTAG